Proteins found in one Anabas testudineus chromosome 1, fAnaTes1.2, whole genome shotgun sequence genomic segment:
- the spag5 gene encoding sperm-associated antigen 5: protein MSYRKSSSTGEGLPSKRYGERTPLRSLENEALHMSTPSSRLKSKSQPSADVVKTTEGDVLQYEAEPHLLSPPPTGVIKNNAPMKDMTPAGNTCRLTNVTFKSFTCPGGEVEISYSSAEESVVLTNNQSIINTYQTEDTVISDSMFMQSCSDHEEHPYYNPEIKEASLIESHTACLKEVPSTKLPSENLDDKCNSQNSRVFQNDCCGATDVTWKSFVCDGDEVEISDVTRIQDNTIPLPKPELGEFFQDDTLNYTNLSDCEQLYQAKHAHADHPYCSSENDAPVVTTLAQSPKCSEKPVDGLSEVTFKSFNCTGGEIEISDGTSLGDETVSLSANHAVTCIESCSYDVDASILAGDHDFPNGKDHLDHPYCNSENCVTTPNGNFSTSSETPPYSAEAVDEVEQIHLVVTKYKDFTFDSFNQAVDEVEKSTHLFEKTSPLSKDQAKLSFKDNAVPTHVTQENIQDDCEQPSCHVGNDDVVDTPPSSLTNAFKTSNNESVDCQVPDKSNHSICLEDSTEGKVQTCKTESVSCSQIVASAGIPTPVELPQHLENFSEVDFSSAPPESSEGKDSALGSTGNGPVHSNSEEKPCAENFTDVLKVLSECPSVASALQLGILSPVVRRASLSTQKDNRDPALDQFLGDDSALEVEKSLVAPLNLDPAGLWAEYLESPMPRPLFNSTTLGYKPQSGPTPEPDEDVFVKPRVMPQSKVEKPVLDIPVIQEGPLQQQLRQMAEFLMLASGKMGPTAVSDSAPLPANVVVPSQRATPVETHSVCVGTTAVQMVDHSLNTSGQFERKREFSVADSCTITDPLLWNVPPGSLEGLPRQELEQRLRSSMIMVEALVQQLAAARAHGCPSAGAPPSELREKQVQTDHTELSQTTMYRDLYMEALSRIRELEQDGSSLHNLIQNMQNMRVTMTSLSTDTEAALANISKVGDIVREDHQSLISHYGQMKSLFKKTKETQKRMMQKVKDALQQRNDMRTQMEEAFTAKEAAFSTMEQLRTHCAREISALEKCVGSQQELLAALNQAYPEQVALNQAYTERLNSASDLLTLTIEEQASLMNELGTVRGLLQKTAPMLLKLNEKAAAALRERDEHFSAREQAIEEREQIEEELSQTNLDLQTAREQIGDLNLQVTILTSEMDVLRQKLTEREEARGQLERKATELSATVSSTLASYAFLEQALAAETTKLQQSWKDIQQAKDRATELEKSLGHSEQCVSELSQALAQSEEQLCQLQTLSQSQKAQIQQLQDVCTQLNGVREMNEFLQMENELAREQVAESERMLRANLQGLRERNIECEDLKGELGQLQLENRSLQEQLETTRSRASATQLDLGEKLAHAVTEITLVHHTLRGLTNELHSALDDQKPEAPKEVSSVERRHPSSSFIDSIMIALTNEKEEVVHTETPPGPDMPEPQCETLFSETSAFTRIAVITPKKNLNAVEFEPEEDEQTSVAELLADLGSTVTELVNTMNLVRQRKDAQLDELKNTICGLQREQQAANSRHETEVSELKHQLRHLNSLLERGNQALQQKSQDEKTLSKLMEEIKEVHEILNKHKTDNNELKKEVVELRRSLQQSKVESQFLREELRKTGGQSATPAHLMEEKIQLLKEVERLKVSLQEVEQARAKLLERAKRHQMIHQTNQLKSENELQMLNNMINKVRETLLSLPGVVKNCEQLQQLVEYIG from the exons ACAATCCTGAGATAAAAGAAGCTTCCTTAATTGAAAGTCATACAGCATGCCTCAAAGAAGTTCCCAGCACTAAACTGCCTTCTGAGAACCTGGATGATAAATGCAACTCACAAAATTCAAGAGTTTTTCAGAATGACTGCTGTGGAGCAACAGATGTTACTTGGAAATCCTTTGTCTGTGATGGAGATGAGGTGGAAATTTCAGATGTTACCAGGATACAAGATAATACCATTCCTTTGCCAAAGCCTGAGCTTGGTGAATTTTTCCAAGATGACACTTTAAATTATACTAATTTGTCTGACTGTGAACAACTGTATCAAGCCAAACATGCTCATGCTGATCATCCATACTGTAGCTCTGAAAATGATGCTCCTGTTGTCACCACCTTGGCACAGAGCCCAAAATGTTCAGAGAAACCTGTCGATGGTCTGAGTGAGGTAACCTTTAAATCATTTAACTGCACTGGAGGGGAGATTGAAATTTCAGATGGCACCAGCCTTGGAGATGagactgtttctctctcagccAACCACGCCGTGACCTGCATTGAGTCATGTAGTTATGATGTAGATGCAAGCATTTTAGCTGGCGACCATGATTTCCCAAACGGTAAAGATCATCTAGATCATCCATACTGTAATTCTGAAAACTGTGTAACAACTCCAAATGGCAACTTCTCAACTTCCTCAGAAACACCTCCATACAGTGCCGAAGCTGTGGATGAAGTTGAACAAATTCATTTGGTGGTAACCAAATATAaggattttacatttgattCTTTCAACCAAGCTGTGGATGAGGTAGAAAAATCTACCCATTTGTTTGAGAAGACTTCCCCTCTTTCTAAGGACCAGGCTAAGTTGTCCTTTAAAGACAATGCTGTACCTACTCATGTTACTCAAGAGAACATCCAAGATGACTGCGAACAGCCTAGTTGCCATGTGGGAAATGATGATGTGGTAGATACTCCTCCATCTTCACTGACTAACGCATTTAAAACTTCAAATAATGAATCTGTTGACTGTCAAGTACCAGACAAGTCAAACCATTCAATATGTCTAGAGGACAGCACTGAAGGCAAAGTGCAGACTTGTAAAACAGAGTCTGTTTCCTGCAGCCAAATTGTTGCTTCAGCAGGGATTCCCACACCTGTGGAACTACCTCAACATCTGGAAAATTTCTCTGAAGTTGACTTCAGTAGTGCACCTCCTGAATCCAGTGAAGGAAAAGACAGTGCCCTCGGCTCAACAGGAAATGGACCCGTTCATTCTAATTCTGAAGAAAAACCTTGTGCAGAGAActtcactgatgttttaaaagtgctgtCAGAGTGTCCTTCGGTAGCATCAGCTTTGCAGCTTGGAATCCTCAGTCCAGTTGTGAGGAGAGCCTCTCTGTCCACACAAAAGGACAACAGGGATCCTGCCCTGGACCAGTTTTTAGGTGATGATTCTGCTCTTGAGGTTGAAAAGAGCTTGGTGGCGCCTCTTAACCTTGACCCTGCTGGGTTATGGGCAGAGTATTTAGAGAGCCCCATGCCACGTCCTCTATTCAACTCTACAACACTTGGTTACAAGCCCCAGTCAGGCCCAACCCCTGAGCCAGATGAGGATGTGTTTGTGAAGCCCCGTGTCATGCCTCAGTCTAAAGTAGAAAAACCAGTTCTGGATATCCCAGTGATTCAAGAGGGAcctctccagcagcagctcaggcAGATGGCAGAATTCCTAATGTTGGCATCTGGAAAGATGGGTCCTACTGCTGTATCTGATTCTGCCCCGCTTCCTGCTAACGTTGTGGTCCCATCACAAAGAGCTACACCTGTAGAAACccacagtgtttgtgtgggcaCCACTGCTGTGCAAATGGTAGACCACAGCCTCAATACATCAGGCCAGTTTGAGAGGAAGAGGGAATTCTCTGTGGCTGATTCCTGCACCATTACAGACCCTCTCCTGTGGAA tGTACCTCCAGGCAGTCTAGAAGGTCTTCCCCGACAAGAGCTGGAGCAGAGGTTAAGGTCTAGCATGATCATGGTGGAGGCGTTGGTGCAGCAGTTGGCTGCAGCCAGAGCACATGGGTGCCCCTCAGCGGGCGCTCCACCTTCAGAGCTCAGAGAGAAACAAGTGCAGACAGACCACACTGAACTTAGCCAG aCAACAATGTACCGAGACCTTTATATGGAGGCTTTGAGCAGGATTCGTGAGCTGGAGCAGGACGGGAGTTCTCTACATAATCTAATTCAGAATATGCAGAACATGAGGGTCACTATG ACTTCTTTGAGTACTGACACGGAAGCTGCTCTCGCCAACATATCCAAAGTAGGAGACATTGTCAGAGAGGACCATCAAAGCCTTATTTCACAC TATGGTCAGATGAAGTCTCTgtttaagaaaacaaaggaaacacagaaaagaatGATGCAGAAGGTCAAAGATGCTCTTCAACAAAGAAATGACATGAGGACACAGATGGAGGAGGCCTTCACAGCCAAGGAGGCG GCCTTCAGTACGATGGAACAACTGAGGACACATTGTGCTAGAGAAATCTCAGCACTAGAGAAATGTGTTGGGTCTCAGCAAGAACTCCTGGCTGCCCTGAACCAGGCGTACCCAGAACAG GTTGCATTAAATCAGGCCTATACTGAAAGACTGAACTCTGCTTCTGATCTTTTGACCCTAACCATAGAGGAGCAGGCCAGTTTGATGAATGAA CTTGGTACAGTCAGAGGTCTTCTGCAGAAAACTGCTCCCATGCTTCTGAAGCTGAATGagaaagcagcagctgctttgagagagagggatgagcaTTTTTCTGCAAGAGAACAAGCCATcgaagagagagagcag ATCGAAGAAGAATTGAGCCAAACTAACTTGGATCTCCAAACTGCAAGAGAACAGATTGGTGATTTAAATCTGCAGGTGACAATTCTGACCTCAG AGATGGATGTGCTGCGACAGAAGCTAACGGAAAGAGAGGAAGCTCGTGGTCAGTTGGAGAGGAAGGCGACAGAGTTGTCTGCTACCGTTTCCTCCACCCTGGCCTCTTACGCCTTTTTGGAGCAGGCCCTTGCTGCTGAGACTACAAA ATTGCAGCAGTCGTGGAAGGACATCCAGCAGGCGAAGGACAGAGCAACTGA GTTGGAAAAGTCACTGGGTCATTCGGAGCAGTGCGTGTCTGAGCTGAGTCAGGCTCTGGCTCAGAGTGAGGAGCAGCTCTGTCAGCTGCAAACTCTCTCACAGTCTCAGAAAGCGCAGATCCAGCAGCTCCAAGATGTTTGCACCCAGCTCAATGGAGTGCGAGAAATGAACGAG TTCTTACAGATGGAGAATGAGTTGGCAAGGGAGCAGGTGGCTGAAAGTGAGCGTATGCTGAGGGCCAATCTGCAGGGACTCCGGGAAAGAAACATCGAATGTGAAGACCTAAAAGGCGAACTCGGTCAACTTCA GCTTGAGAACAGAAGTTTGCAAGAGCAGCTGGAAACCACGAGATCTAGAGCCAGTGCCACTCAGCTGGACCTTGGAGAGAAGCTGGCTCACGCAGTCACTGAAATCACTTTAGTGCATCACACGCTGCGAGGACTGACTAACGAATTACACTCAGCTCTCGATGACCAG AAACCAGAAGCACCGAAGGAAGTGAGCAGCGTAGAGCGTCGTCACCCCTCCAGCTCTTTTATCGACAGCATCATGATTGCATTAACTAATGAGAAGGAAGAagttgtccacacagagacGCCTCCTGGACCAG ACATGCCTGAGCCACAGTGTGAAACTTTGTTCAGTGAGACAAGTGCCTTCACCCGCATTGCAGTCATCACCCctaaaaagaatttaaatgcGGTAGAGTTTGAACCAGAAGAGGACGAGCAGACCAGCGTGGCGGAGCTGCTGGCTGATCTGGGCAGCACAGTCACAGAGCTGGTCAACACTATGAATCTAGTGCGACAGCGAAAAGACGCTCAGCTGGACGAGCTGAAAAACACCAT ATGTGGCCTGCAGAGGGAGCAGCAGGCTGCTAACAGCAGACACGAAACTGAAGTATCTGAGCTTAAGCATCAGCTTCGGCATCTAAACAGCCTCCTTGAGAGGGGCAATCAGGCACTGCAGCAGAAATCTCAG GATGAGAAAACTCTGTCAAAGTTGatggaagaaataaaagaggtCCACGAAATTCTAAATAAACACAAGACTGACAATAAC GAATTGAAGAAGGAGGTGGTTGAACTACGTCGTTCTCTGCAGCAGTCTAAGGTCGAGTCTCAATTCCTGCGTGAGGAGTTAAGAAAAACTGGTGGCCAGTCAGCTACTCCAGCACATTTAATGGAAGAGAAGATCCAGTTATTGAAAGAG GTGGAGAGACTAAAGGTGAGTCTCCAGGAGGTAGAGCAGGCCAGAGCGAAACTGCTTGAAAGAGCGAAGAGACAT CAAATGATCCATCAGACCAACCAGCTGAAAAGTGAGAATGAGCTGCAGATGTTGAACAACATGATTAATAAAGTCAGAGAG ACGCTGCTGTCTTTACCTGGAGTCGTGAAGAATTGTGAACAGCTCCAACAGCTTGTTGAATACATtggatga
- the foxe1 gene encoding forkhead box protein E1 — protein MTMPVVKVEKVSPGDTSLPATNAAPQTEEQPKGRRRKRPLQRGKPPYSYIALISMAIANSPDRKLTLGGIYKFITERFPFYRDNSKKWQNSIRHNLTLNDCFIKIPREPGRPGKGNYWALDPNAEDMFESGSFLRRRKRFKRCDLSTYTSYVHETPVFSPVQIARSAAYSNVYPNMTVSPTYGQQLPSAYYPSSSPPGFGPGQTRMFSINNLIGHPTPASMLAGQGSEVMQQPSRSFSPEGIQNGTSPCSLGAPAFQSQACGGAMPSRSSTHSGFTYSGPSGHPHHHAHQSSYGQGHTQGYATAGRLHASAHGSAESMNHYGRVSPVQLGSFSQYNSAAGPINNTGGYLRHPTYPGNMDRFVSAI, from the coding sequence ATGACAATGCCAGTGGTCAAAGTGGAAAAGGTCTCTCCAGGAGACACCTCCTTACCTGCCACCAACGCTGCAccacagacagaggagcagcCCAAAGGTCGGAGAAGGAAGAGACCTCTCCAGAGGGGGAAACCACCTTATAGCTACATCGCACTCATTTCCATGGCCATAGCCAATTCCCCTGATCGCAAACTGACACTGGGGGGCATCTACAAATTCATCACAGAGCGCTTCCCCTTCTACAGAGACAATTCAAAGAAATGGCAGAACTCAATTCGCCATAACTTGACTCTAAACGATTGCTTTATCAAGATCCCTCGGGAGCCGGGGAGGCCAGGAAAGGGGAACTACTGGGCACTGGACCCAAATGCAGAGGACATGTTCGAGAGTGGTAGCTTCCTGAGGCGCAGGAAGAGGTTTAAGCGATGTGACCTGAGCACCTACACCTCTTATGTGCATGAGACTCCAGTTTTCTCTCCTGTCCAGATTGCCAGATCAGCTGCATATAGCAATGTCTACCCCAACATGACAGTCAGCCCAACTTACGGGCAGCAGCTACCATCCGCCTACTACCCGTCTTCGTCACCTCCTGGGTTTGGACCTGGCCAGACCCGCATGTTCAGCATCAACAATCTCATAGGACACCCAACTCCAGCAAGCATGCTGGCAGGTCAAGGATCAGAGGTGATGCAGCAGCCCAGCCGGAGCTTCAGTCCTGAGGGGATTCAGAATGGGACCAGTCCCTGCAGCCTGGGAGCCCCAGCTTTCCAGAGCCAAGCATGCGGAGGGGCCATGCCATCCCGCTCCTCTACACATTCTGGGTTCACCTACTCTGGGCCAAGTGGCCATCCACACCATCACGCTCACCAGAGCTCATATGGACAGGGCCACACCCAGGGGTATGCAACAGCAGGACGCCTCCATGCCTCAGCCCATGGATCGGCAGAGTCCATGAACCATTACGGCAGGGTCTCCCCAGTACAGCTAGGGTCGTTCTCCCAGTATAACAGTGCTGCAGGCCCTATCAACAACACAGGAGGTTACCTGAGACACCCCACATACCCAGGAAACATGGACAGGTTTGTGTCTGCCATCTGA